The [Limnothrix rosea] IAM M-220 genome contains the following window.
CCTAGCCTTCGGCGTTGCCTCTGGTGCTGGCCCTGTTGCTGGTTTGTGGGGAGCCGTCCTTGTCGGTTTCTTTGCTGCTCTTTTTGGCGGCACCGCGACATTGATTTCTGAGCCCACAGGTCCGATGACCGTTGTGCTGACTGGTATCATCGCGAACTTTATTGCTCAGGAAGGTACCGAGCAAGGTTTAGCTATGGCCTTTACCGTCGTCATGATGGCGGGTGTGTTTCAGATTATCTTTGGACTACTGAAGCTCGGCCGTTATGTAACCATGATGCCCTACACCGTCATTTCTGGCTTCATGTCAGGTATCGGTATCATTTTAGTAATTTTGCAAATTGCGCCATTTCTGGGACAGGGGAGTCCTGGTGGGGGCGTTGTTGGCACGCTTAGGGCGATTCCAGAGTTGTTGAGCAATGTCCAGCCTACTGAAACTCTTTTAGCAGCGGGCACTGTGGCAATTATCTGGTTTATGCCAGAAAAAATTAAGAAGCTTGTTCCCCCTCAGCTTGTGGCTTTGGTTGCTGGGACAGTTATTTCTTTATTTGTTTTCCCTAATGCTGATCAGATTCGTCGCATTGGTGAAATTCCTGCTGGTTTCCCTAGCCTTATCATGCCGACTTTTGCTGCTGAACATCTCCAGATTATGGTGATTGATGCGGCGGTGCTGGGCATGTTGGGCTGTATTGATGCGTTGCTGACATCGATGGTGGCGGATAGTTTGACCCGTACTGAGCATGATTCTAATAAGGAGCTGCTTGGGCAGGGTCTTGGCAATATTGTGTCAGGTTTATTTGGCGGTCTTGCTGGTGCGGGTGCAACCATGGGTACTGTGGTAAACATCCAAAGTGGTGGTCGTTCTGCTCTGTCTGGCCTTAGTCGTGCTCTGATTCTCTTGGTTGTGATTCTCGGTGCTTCAGGTCTTGCGGCAAATATTCCTTTAGCCGTGCTGGCGGGTATTGCGCTAAAGGTTGGTATCGACATTATTGACTGGGATTTCTTGAAGCGTGCCCATACGATTTCTTGGAAGGGGGCGCTCATTATGTATGGCGTTATCTTGCTTACGGTCTTGGTTGATTTGATTGTTGCGGTGGGTATTGGTTTATTTATTGCTAATATTCTCACTATTGATAAGATGAGCCGTCTCCAGTCTGAGAGTGTGCGGTCTATTTCTGATGCTGATGATGCTATGGATCTCACGGCGGAGGAGCAGCGCTGGCTCGATGAGGCGAATGGTCGGGTACTTTTCTTCCAACTTAGTGGTCCGATGATTTTTGGTGTTGCGAAGGCGATCGCCCGTGAACATAATGCGATCCAAGACTGTGATGCTATTGTCTTTGATATCTCCGATGTGCCCCATATGGGGGTTACGGCTTCTTTGGCGCTGGAAAATGCCATTGAAGAAGCGGTAGATAAGGGGCGTGAAGTTTTTCTTGTCGGTGCTGCGGGTCAAACCCGTCGCCGCCTTGAAAAGCTCAAGCTTTTCCGTAAGGTTTCTCCGGAACGTTGTCTGATGTCTCGTGAAGAGGCGCTGAAGCAGGCAACGTTTCAAGTTGCTTCTGGTACGTCTTCTGATGGTGACTATTTCGATAAAGCAGCGTCGACGGTATAACTGTTGGTTTCCCTTGCAACTTTGGCGATCGCCTCTCTTGATTTTTAACGAGATAGGCGGAGGCGATCGCCCCTTTTTTCTCAGTCTAACTAAATCCATAGACATCAAAAACTTTATAAACATATGGCTTTTCCGACTTTACAACTCGACTTTGGGCACGACTTGCTCCAATTAATGAGTTTCAATTTTGATAAATTCCGGTCTTTTAGCGGTTTCACCCTAGCCACAACACCCGAATCAGAATATGGTTCCTATGTATTAACAGGTGTGTTGATGACCATTGTGGTGATCTACGCCATGAGTAAAATTGGTGGCGAACTGTCCAAGCGCGTCGGTTTACCCCCTGTTCTTGGTGAACTGCTCGGTGGCGTTTTAGTCGGTGTTTCTGCACTACACCTCATTGTTTTTCCCGAAACCGGTGCCCTAGGTACAGACTCTTTAATGATGTCGGTTCTCCAGCGGCTTGGAGATCTCGATGCGATCGCCGTCGAGCATATTTTCGAAAGCCAAAGCGAAGTAATTTCCGTCTTGGCAGAACTCGGCGTTATCGTTCTTTTGTTTGAGATTGGTCTAGAGTCAGACTTACGCGAACTCACAAAAGTCGGTTCCCAAGCCGCCGTTGTTGCCATCGTTGGTGTTGTCGCTCCTTTCCTACTCGGTACAGTTGGTCTTGTGACCCTATTCCAAGCGCCGATTATTCCCGCAATTTTTGCTGGTGCAGCCTTAACCGCGACCAGTATTGGTATCACCTCAAAGGTACTATCAGATTTAGGACAGCTCAAATCCACCGAAGGCACCATTATTGTCGGTGCTGCTGTCATTGACGATGTGCTCGGTATTATCGTTCTCGCCGTCGTTGCGAGTCTTGCTAAAACGGGTGAAGTTGATTTATTAAACGTTGTTTACCTCATCGTTGGTGCGTCAACCTTTCTACTCGGTTCTATTCTGCTGGGTAAATTTTTTAATAAAAGCTTTGAGGCGATCGCCGGAAAATTACAAACCCGCGGTGCACTATTGATTCCGGCCTGTGCCTTTGCCTTAATTATGGCAATTATCGCTAACTCCATTCACCTAGAAGCAATCCTTGGTGCCTTTGCCGCAGGTCTAGTCCTCGACGAAACCGATTTGCGCAAAGAACTTGATCGTTTGGTGATGCCCGTTGCTGATTTGCTTGTTCCCATCTTCTTCGTTACGGTCGGTGCAAAAGCAGATCTTGGTGTGCTTAACCCCTTCGTCGAAGAAAATCGTGCCGGTCTAATCATTGCAACCTTCCTCGTCGTTGTAGCTATTATCGGTAAAGTGATTACGGGTTGGGCGGTCTTCGGTAAGCCCGGCATTAACCGCTTAGCCGTTGGTTTCGGCATGATTCCCCGTGGTGAAGTTGGCCTTGTTTTTGCCGGCATTGGTTCTGCCAGTGGTGTTTTAGATAAGCCCCTCGAAGCAGCAATTATTGTGATGGTGATTGTCACCACATTTATTGCGCCACCGCTACTCCAGATGGTGTTAGACAATCCTGGTGATGGCGATATCGATGGCACAGATACGGAGCTAGAAAAGCCCTATGTTCTGGCTGAATAATCCTTGGCAAAATTGACTTGAAGCGTTTTTAATATTTTTAAGTTTTACCTTCCTCGCTTTGTACTCTCCCCTTTTTGGGGAGAGTCTTCTTCCTAATTACCCAAAGTTTTGTTTTTTGTGTCTATGGCCTTTCTCGAAACCTGCGTATTTGGTGTCATCTTTATTGGCTTTTTTGGCATCATTTTTAAGAAAAACCTAATCATGAAAATCCTCGCGATGGACGTGATGAGTACTGGGGTGATCGCTTATTACATTCTTGTGGCTGCCCGTGGTGGGATTTTTGCGCCGATTGTGGATGATGCTCAGGAAACAGTGGCTTATGCCGATCCGGTGCCCCAGGCTGTGATTTTAACGGCAATTGTCATTGGATTTTCGATTCAGGCGTTGATGCTGGTCGGTGTCATGAAGTTGTCGCGGGATAATCCAACCTTAGAGACGAGAGAGATCGAGAAAATTCACACCCCATGATGCACGACATTACAATCATTTGGATTTTATTGCCGTTCGTTATCGGTTTTAGTATTTATCTGTTGCCACAGATAGATCGCTATCTCGCGTTATTGGTTTTCTCTGCTTCGTTGGGTTTTGGGACGGTACAGATTTTTCAGCCGGAACCTTATCAACTGCACTTACTGGATAGTTTTGGGGTAACGCTACAGGTCAGTGGTCAGAGCGGCTATTTTATTTTGACTAATGCATTGGTGGCGATCGCCATTATTTTGTATTGCTTTAATAGCCCAAAGAGTGCCTTCTTTTTTACTCAGCTCACTATTTTGCATGGTGCAGTGAATGCTGTGTTTATCTGTGCGGATCTGATGAGTTTGTATGTGGCTCTGGAGGCGATCGGCGTTTCGGCGTTTTTGTTGATGATTTATCAGCGTACTGACCGCTCTATTTGGGTCGGGCTGAGGTATTTATTTATTAGCAATACGGCGATGCTGTTTTTCCTCATCGGGGCGGTGCAGGTTTATCAGGCGAATAATTCCTTTGCTTATGCGGGATTAGCCAATGCGCCCATTGAGGCGATCGCCCTGCTCTTTATCGGCCTACTCACCAAAGGCGGCATTTTTGTGTCAGGCCTGTGGTTACCCTTGACCCACTCAGAATCAGAAACGCCCGTCTCAGCAATGTTGTCGGGTGTTGTGGTGAAAGCGGGTATTTTTCCTTTGATGCAATTTGCATTGCTCGTGGACAGCATCAATCCGATTGTGAGGCTGTTTGGAATGGGAACCGCGTTACTGGGTGTGAGCTATGCCGTATTTGAGAAGGATTCCAAGCGGATGTTGGCTTTTCATACGGTGTCCCAGTTGGGATTTGTTCTGGCAGCCCCTGCGGTGGGTGGTTTTTATGCCCTCAGCCATGGTTTGGTGAAATCAGTGTTGTTTTTGCTCGCCGGAAATTTACCGAGTCGTAATTTTAAAGAGCTTAAGAAAACGGGTATTGCCACCAATCTTTGGATTCCCTTGGCGATCGCCAGTCTTTCCATCTCAGGAATGCCCTTACTCGCGGGTTATAGTGCGAAAGTTTTAATCCTGAAAAATATTGAATCTTGGCAGGAAATTGGCATGAACCTTGCCGCTGTAGGAACCGCTATTTCTTTTTCAAAGTTTTTGTTTTTACCCCATTCTCCAGAACTGAAAGGCAAGGCATTTTCCACTAATAATTGGGGCTTTTGGGCGGCGATCGCCCTTTTACTGGGGGGCTTGTTCATCACCAATGGCTTTTATTTAGACGCTTATAAACTGAGCAATTTCCCCAAGGCACTGATCACGATTGCCATCGGTTGGGGCGCTTACTGGCTAATTTTTCAAAAATTGTCAATCAAATTACCGCGTGTTGTGGAGCAATTTGAACACCTCGTTGGCGCGATGAGTCTTGTTTTAACTGGTTTGTTTTGGATGGTATGGGCATGAACAATTTAGAGCGATCGCTAATTAAGGGAGGACAACAACCATGATGAATGAATTGACGATTGGCTGGGTGATTTCCCCCTTTGTCGTGGGCTTTAGCATCTATTTGCTACCAAAAATTGACCGCTATCTGGCGATTTTGGTATCGATTTCGTCGCTGATCTTTGGTCTGGTACAAATTTTTCAGCCAGAACCCTACAGCCTCAAGCTCCTTGATAGCTATGGCGTAGATTTACTGGTGGATGATCAGAGTGGTTATTTCATTTTGACCAATGCGGCGGTGGCGATCGCCGTGACAGTGTATTGCTGGAAAAGTACGAAAAGCGCTTTTTTCTTTACCCAGCTCGTCATTTTGCAGGGGGCGCTGAATGCCGTCTTTATTTGCGCGGATCTGATTAGTCTGTATGTGGCCCTCGAAGCCATTAGTATCGCGGCGTTTCTGCTAATGACCTACCAGCGGACAGACCGTTCCATTTGGATTGGTCTGAGGTATCTGTTCCTGAGTAATACGGCCATGCTGTTTTATTTAATGGGGGCACTGCTGGTTTATCAGGCGACAAAATCCTTTTCCTACGCTGGTTTAGCCGAAGCACCTAATGAGGCGATCGCCTTGATTTTTCTCGGTTTACTCACCAAAGGCGGTGTATTTGTCTCAGGACTGTGGTTGCCCTTGACCCACTCAGAATCAGACACACCCGTGTCGGCAATGTTGTCCGGTGTGGTGGTGAAAGCCGGTATTTTTCCCCTATTGCGCTGCGGCATTTTAGTGCCAGACCTTGACCCTTGGCTCAGATTTTTTGGGGTGGCAACTGCGCTACTGGGCATTAGCTTCGCCATCCTCGAAACCGATGCCAAACGTCTTTTAGCCTTTAGTACCATCTCAAAATTGGGATTGTTGCTCTCCGCCCCGGCGGTGGCGGGATTAGCGGCTCTGTCCCACGGTTTAGTGAAATCCTCTTTATTTTTGATGGCGGGTCAATTGCCCACGCGCAAATTTAGGGAGCTGCGCGAAACCACGATTTCGACAACCCTCTGGATACCCTTGGCGATCGCCTGCCTCTCAATGGTGGGCATGCCCTTGCTCGTTGGGTTTAGCTCGAAAGTGCTACTCCTAAAAAATATTGAACCTTGGCAAGAAATCGGGTTAAATATCGCTGCCGTCGGTACAGCATTAGCCTTCGCCAAATTTCTGTTTATTCCCCACGATGCGGCGACAAAGTTTGAAGCAAAAAGCGTCACATTCTGGGGGGCGATCGTCTGGCTCCTAAGCGGTGTTGTCTTAGCCAATGGTTTTTACATAGAGGCCTACGAGTTGTCCAATATCCCCAAGGCACTGATTAAAATCGCCATTGGTTGGGCGTTATATTGGCTAATTATGAAGCGCCTCGAACTCAAATTACCCCGTATATTTGAAGAATTTGAACAGCTCATCGGTGGCATGAGCATTGTCTTAACCGGATTATTTTGGATGGTGACCCTATGATCGGCATTCTCGATATTTTTCTAATTTTAATGATCTGGTTTCTGCTTACCGCAGACCTGAGTGCAGCCAATATCCTGATCGGTGTGATCATTGCGATTTTGATGCCCGGTAAACGGTTTAATGCAGCACAGATTAAAGATTGGCTCCATGTGTTGTGGGAAATTGTGATCGCCATTCCTCAGGCCTATATTGAGGCGATCGAAATGATCTTTTTCCCCCACCGCTTCGAAACCGTGGCCATGCAGCAGGTCAAGCCGAACCGGACACCGGGACTAATTTTTCTCGATATTTTTCTGATTACCTTTACCCCCAAAACCATCGTGCTGCACTATCACGAAGATGGTTGGTATGAAGTACACCTTGTTCAGCGGAGGAAGCCCGAATGAATTTGATTGTTGGTGCCATGATTGGGGCTTTATTGCTACCGATCTATGAGGCGATACAGGACGAAGATATCTGGCAAAAGCTCCTTGCCTTCGCCAGTATTTCCAGTAAAACGTCGGTCATGATTTTAGTGATTTCTGTCCTGCGGGATGACTGGACGATTGGTGTGGTTGGTGTATTGATTTTATGTGTGGGTAATGCGGCGTTAATGTTGCTAGCCCATGTTTTGAGGCGGGTGAATTTGTCATGAGTACTTTTATCGATATCCTCAGTTATGGCTGTATTATTCTGGGGGTTGTTTTTTGGTTCTGGGGCACAATTCCTTTACTCGGCGATCGCTCTGTCCTGTACAAGTTACACACGCTGTCGGTGTCGGATACCTTGGGGTCGATGGCGATTATGGCGGGGCTATTGCTAAAAATCCCTAGGGAATGGCCGTTACTGGTGTTAGCGATTATTGCCCTCGCGATTTGGAATACGGTTTTGGGTTACGTTTTAGCATATTGTTCGAGTCGTGGAGGTGGTAATGAGCGGATTTAATTTTGACTGGTTTATTTTTGCGATCGCCCTGTTGTTGCCTTTAACTTCTGGGCTACTGGTCTTCCAAAAGAATCCCTATTATGCCCTCGTGATTCGGGGAATTTTGGGGGCGATCGCCGCATTGCTCTATGCGATGTTTGGGGCAGCAGATGTGGCGCTCACCGAAGCCCTTGTGGGGACGATGCTGTCGATTACCTTATATGCCGTGGCAGTGCGTTCGTCGATGAGTATGCGTCTTGGGGTTTTGGCCGTTTGTACGGACACCGTGAATCTGTCCCAAAAACTCAATCCTGCCCTTAAACAAGTGCTCAGCAAGTACGATCTACGTCTTGAACAAGTGGTGTTTGAAGATGCCCAAGCCCTAGAACATGCCCTAGAGCTAAAGGATGTTCACTGTATTTTACAGATTGACGATAGTGAGCAAATTAATGTATTTAAAACTCGTGTGCCGCGACTCTACGAGATTTTTAAAAGCTCCTCTTTAACGGAGTTGATCGAACTACAGCTGCTGGAGTTAAAGCCTGCTACTGCCGTCGTTGTGCCATCGTCGCAACCTCTTATGGAGAATCAATCATGAAGTGGGTCTACCTTGCATTTGGTATTGCCTTATTTGTAAAAATGCTGGTCTTCCCGAATTTTGCAATGGAAGGCGAGATCGGGACGATCGCCGAAGTGGTAGCGGCGGAAACAGGTGTACCCAATGCGGTGTCCGGCATTATTCTGCGGAATCGTCTCTATGATACGGGCTTTGAGGTGATGGTCTTTACCCTCGCCATTATGGGCGTGCGCTTTTTACTTTCCGATGAACACCCCTCGAAAGAAGTTAAACAATTTACCGATTCCCCCTCGATTGTTCTGGCGCGTTTGGGGGCAACCATTGCGGCATTAATTGGTATTGAGTTGGCCATTAGGGGACACCTCAGTCCCGGTGGCGGTTTTGCGGCTGGTGTGGCTGGTGGTACGGCGATCGGTCTAGTGGCGATCGTGTCTTCACCGCAATGGATGGACGCAATTTATAAAAAGTGGAATGCAGCAATTCTCGAAAAAGTTTCAGTCCTCATCTTTTTCATGTTGGCCTGTCTATCCCTAATCGGTATTCAGCTACCCTACGGTGAATTTGGCACATTATTTAGTGGCGGCTGGATCACCATTCTCAATATTCTTGTGGCGATTAAAGTGGCACTGGGTTCTTGGGCGGCTATCTTAATCTTTATCCGCTATCGCGGGTTGCTCTAAGCCTCTAAAAACGTCAGCTCGGGTTAAGGAGTTATCTGAATGCCTTGAAGACACGGGGACATTGGGATGGGGAGACACGGAGAGAGGAAGATACGGGACATCAACGGACACCCGCATTAGAATTGTTTGAATAAAAAATCGCCCCATCCCTCGCTCTCCCTGTCGCCGCGTCGTCATTCCAGATCATGTTTAAACCAAACTCAGGTTCTAAAAGCCTTTAGGAATGGCAGAAATGAGTTGTCGGGTGTAGTCCTGTTGCGGGTCGCGGTAAATTTGCTCGGCAGCACCCATTTCCTCGATTTTGCCTTTGTTCATGACAATAATGCGATCGCTCATAAATTTGACGACGCTGAGGTCGTGGGAAATAAAAATATAGGTCAATTGAAATTCTGATTGCAGTTCCTTCAGTAGATTGAGTACCTGAGCCTGCACAGAAACGTCGAGGGCGGATACTGACTCATCGCAAATAATAAATTGTGGTTCGATGGCTAAGGCTCTAGCAATACAAACCCGTTGCCGCTGACCACCGGACAGTTCGTGGGGATAGCGGTTCACCCAATCGGGATCTAGACCGACGCGCTCTAATAGATATTGCACTCGTTCTAACCGTTTTTTCTTGTCGCGCTTGAGGTTGTGAATTACCATCGGTTCGGCGATCGCCTTGCCAATGCTCATGCGAGGATTGAGGGAATTATAAGGATTTTGAAAAACGATTTGCATCTCCCGACGTAGCTGGCGTAGGCGTTTACTGCGGACAGGAAGTTTGGCAATATTTTCGCCCCGGAAAAAAACATCGCCCGCTAAAGGCTGCACTAACCGCAAAATGGCGCGGGCAAGGGTTGATTTGCCACAGCCGGACTCACCCACAAGACCTAGGGTTTCACCGGGGTATAAATTAAAGGACACATTATTAACGGCCATATTAAAGCCGCCGATGCCTAGCACCCCGCGCTTGCGGTAGCCCACTTGGAGGTTTTGTACCGATAGTAAGGGCTCTTGGGAGACTAAAGATTCGAGGCGGGCTTTGTCTTCATCTAGGGAAATTTGCGCCTGTAAGCTGTCGTCTGGCTGTCGCTCCTGAATGACTATTTCCTTCGTTTCAGGGTCTTCGGTGATGGCCATAAAATCGGCAACGGTCGGCAATAAAACTAGCTTTTCTTCAAGGCGAGGGCGACAGGCTAAAAGTCCTTTGGTGTAGGGATGCTGGGGGTTTGAAAAGATATTTTTGATCTTGCCTTGTTCTACAATTTTGCCGCGATACATGACTGCCACATCGTCGACCAACTCTGCAATCACACCGAGGTCGTGGGTAATAAAAATCAGAGACATTTGCCTTGCCTGACTCAGATCCCGCAGGAGTTGCAAAATTTTGGCTTGCACTGTCACGTCTAGTGCCGTCGTCGGTTCATCGGCAATGAGTAGGGTGGGGTTTGAGGCGATCGCCATGGCGATCATCACCCGTTGTAATTGACCCCCCGATAGCTCATGGGGATAGCGTTCCATGAGTTCTGGCAGTAGCTGGACTTCCTCTAATCGGGCGATCGCCTGTTTTTTTGCCTCAGCTTTAGAAATATTTTGGTGGAGGAGAATCGCTTCGGTGAGCTGAAAGTCGACATTGTAAACCGGATTTAGCGAACTCATCGGCTCCTGAAAAATCATCGCAATTTTGCCGCCACGATAGGTGCGTCGTTCCCGTTCCGGCAAACTCTCAAGATCGATCGCCTCTCCACCCGGCTCCGATTTAAACAGAATTTCGCCCGCCCTCACCCGACCCGGCTTCGGCACTAATCCCATTAATGCTAAGGATGTTACCGATTTTCCAGAGCCCGATTCCCCGACAATGCCCAAGGTGTTGCCCCGTTCAAGCTGAAAATCAATGCGATCAACGGCGGTATTTACTTGGTTTTCTGCACGAAATTGCACTTGCAGTTGACGGACATCGATAACCAAATCACTCATGGGTCAGCTTTGGGTCTAGGAAGTTGCTAAATATTCCCTTGATTGTAGCGGTGTTAATCCCTGTGTATCGGCGATCGCCCGAAAATCTGCCCAATGATAACCATCAGAAAATTTTCAGAATTTAGGCTAACGATCCGAAACAAAACCTCGTCATAACCCCAAAAAAAACCTAGGCCTGCATTAGACCTAGGGAACATTTTTTAGAAAATTAAGAATGAGAACCGTTAGAAACAAACTACCGACAAAACAATGAACTATCTTACTCTGCTAATTATTCAGCAGTGTCATCTTGCTTACGGCGCTTCGCTACTGCAAACAAACCACTGAGAATAGGCAAAACAGCCGCAGGAGTCGGAACAGCCTCAGGATTGGCTAAACGATAAGCATGGTTGTCCGTCTCAAAAGCTTTTTTGTTAGATTGGAAAATGATTTTATCGAAGTTTTCGCCTTCTTCCGCAAAAATATTAACAAAGCGAGCACCATTAACACTTTGATCACCGTTTGCATTTTCACGGATATCTTTACCCGTTAAAGAGGCAATTAGCTCGTCACCATTGTAAAAAAAGAGGTTATTGTAGTCGTCGATAGAACCGAAGTAAAAACCAAAGTAGTCAGACTCTACACCAAAATCAATGACAAGTTCCTGGGTATTGTAACTACCAACAGTGAGGTAAGGATTATTAGCATTGTCATAATCACCTTGGCTAGGTGGCGCTGCATATTTACCACCAACACTGTCTGTAACGATGTTGCCGCCAATGCCTCGGTAGGAAACACCACTTTCGTGGGTATAACCTGCACCGTCAAGGCTACCAATTACCGCATTATCAAAGGTAATGGTTCGGGCTCCTTCCACAGTAGAAAAAGGAGTATTAGCTTGAGCTGTGATGGATAGCGCTTGAGCTGAACCGGCAGAGAGGGCGATCGCCGAGCTTGCAACCAAACCCATACCGAATAAAGTTTTTGGAGTTATTAAATTAAACATATGTCGAGGATTTATTAGATAAAGTACAAAAATTAGAAGAATGAAACTTGAGCTCTAATTAATGTTAAAAAGCCAACAAGTACCCAAGACATTAATCGAGTCATTTCCTCTGTCTTTTAAATATTACGGGCTGGCCTTTGATCTTGTATCCGTAATTCCAACAGTCTTTAAAGAAGGGTTGATAAAGAGAATAATTTATTTTATGAAGCTCTATTTTGGGGCTCTGTAAAATTACTTAAAAACTGTTGAAAATACTGATATGCTTGTTTTTTGAGTTTGTTACTTAGGTGAAAATGAGGCGGTATCTTTTTCTTCTTCTAAAGGTTTTTCTTGCCAATAAATGTTGTTTTTTGTTCTTCTATGGAGATTGTCAGCAACTGTCTGGATAGCCTTAAGAAATCT
Protein-coding sequences here:
- a CDS encoding ABC transporter ATP-binding protein; the encoded protein is MSDLVIDVRQLQVQFRAENQVNTAVDRIDFQLERGNTLGIVGESGSGKSVTSLALMGLVPKPGRVRAGEILFKSEPGGEAIDLESLPERERRTYRGGKIAMIFQEPMSSLNPVYNVDFQLTEAILLHQNISKAEAKKQAIARLEEVQLLPELMERYPHELSGGQLQRVMIAMAIASNPTLLIADEPTTALDVTVQAKILQLLRDLSQARQMSLIFITHDLGVIAELVDDVAVMYRGKIVEQGKIKNIFSNPQHPYTKGLLACRPRLEEKLVLLPTVADFMAITEDPETKEIVIQERQPDDSLQAQISLDEDKARLESLVSQEPLLSVQNLQVGYRKRGVLGIGGFNMAVNNVSFNLYPGETLGLVGESGCGKSTLARAILRLVQPLAGDVFFRGENIAKLPVRSKRLRQLRREMQIVFQNPYNSLNPRMSIGKAIAEPMVIHNLKRDKKKRLERVQYLLERVGLDPDWVNRYPHELSGGQRQRVCIARALAIEPQFIICDESVSALDVSVQAQVLNLLKELQSEFQLTYIFISHDLSVVKFMSDRIIVMNKGKIEEMGAAEQIYRDPQQDYTRQLISAIPKGF
- a CDS encoding PTPA-CTERM sorting domain-containing protein — protein: MFNLITPKTLFGMGLVASSAIALSAGSAQALSITAQANTPFSTVEGARTITFDNAVIGSLDGAGYTHESGVSYRGIGGNIVTDSVGGKYAAPPSQGDYDNANNPYLTVGSYNTQELVIDFGVESDYFGFYFGSIDDYNNLFFYNGDELIASLTGKDIRENANGDQSVNGARFVNIFAEEGENFDKIIFQSNKKAFETDNHAYRLANPEAVPTPAAVLPILSGLFAVAKRRKQDDTAE